DNA from Elusimicrobiota bacterium:
AGGATGATGAGGAGGCTCAGGAGGCGCGCGCTCAGGCCGCTCATTCGGGCCACTATACCAATCCGCCCGGCGCGCGGACAAGGCCGGCCCGGGCTTGAGGCCTCGGGCGCAAGGGGCTATACTAGAGCCATGCTCGGCGCCGCCCTAATCATCAGCCTCTGCCTGCCGGCGGCGGCCGACGAACGGCCGGCGCCGGTCCCTTTGCCCCCCGCTCATGAGCAGGCCGCCGGGCCCCAGGACGAACCGCCTGAGTCCGACGTGACGCCCAGCGCCCAGGAGCTGCGGCGCATGCGCCGGGCCGAGCGCCGGGCTCGGCGGCGCGCCGGACGGAAGGCTTCCGACGCGGCCAAGGATGCGGACGCCACTGCCGCCGAGAAGAGCGGGGAAGCCGCGGTCCAGAAGGCCCTGACTATGGGCGAGGCCCTGAAGGGCTCGCTCAAGGACGGCTCCTCCTCGGGGCTCCCGGACGCCGCCTCCGCCCGGGGCGCGATGCCCTCGGCCGGCCCCGTGGCGGGAAACTCGCCCGCCGGACCCGCGCGGCCGCCCGCCGACCCCTCGCAGCCGCGCACCGAGCACGAGCTCGTCCTGGCGGCGCAGTCGGCGTACCGGGATTCGCCCGCGGCCGTGGGCCTCAAGGTCGAGCGCGACGCCTCGGGCGCGGGCCGGCTTCTGCGCGAAGACGGCCGGCCCGCGGCCCCGGCGGACCTCGAGGCCCTGCGCCGGCGCATCGCAGCCGAGCCCCGGGCCCTGATGCGGCGCCCGGACTTCTTCCAGGTCCTGCCCCGTGAGCATTACCAGGAGCTCAAGCGGGATTTCCGCGGCCGGCCGGAGCTCAAGGCCGCGGCCTTCCAGGACGTGGGCCTCACCCCGCAGGACCGCGACTTCGTCTGGGACCGGACCTGCCAGCAGGTCTCCGGCGGCTGCAACCCCAACGCCCGGGAGGGCGGCTACAAGAAGGACTCGGAGGTGGCGCCCGAGGACCTCGACAGCATCTGGAGGCAGGTCTACGGGACCGCGGACACCTTCCTGCAGGCGGTGGTGGGGCGGCGGGCCGCGGCGCCGGACGCAGGCCCCGGCGTGGTCTCCCCCTCGCTCATGGGCCGTCTGCTGGGCCGGCTGGCCTCCTGGCGCGGCTGGTTCTCGGGCGAAGACCCGGGCGATGTGCTCTCCAGCGAAGCGGCGGCCGTTTCGGCGGCGGCCGGCGGTGCCGCCGCGGGCGGACCGGGCCGCATCCGGAGCCAGGACTCGCTGCGCGCCGCGCAGGCCGCGCGGGCGGCGCGCGGCCGCAAGCGCCAAGCCGGCGCGGGGCTGGGTCTGCTGGCCGCGGGAGTCCTGCTGTGGCTGGTCCTGCGCTCTAGGCCTTGACGGGGCGCCGACCCCACGATATCATTACCCCTACGCGAAGCCCAGGAGGCCCGCCCCATGCTCAAGACCATCCTTCCCCTCGCCGCGCTGCTGCTCTGGGCCCCGGCCCTGAGAGCCCAGCAGGGGGGCGACGTCCCCAAGCGCCTGGAACGCAAGGCCGAGACGATCGCGCATAAGGACGCCGACTTCGCCAAGCTCAACGACGCCGAGGAGCGCCTCGTGGTCTCGGCCATCGCCAAGAAGCTGCGCGACGTCCGCCGCTACAACTGGACCCACCTCTTCAGCAAGAAGAGCCTCTCCAAGACCGACGTGGGCGTCTACGTGGACGACGCCGACCTCGACGCCCTCTACGCCCGCTACGCCAAGTCCATCAACAAGCGGGAGGTGGTCTCCGAGCAGCAGAAGCAGGACGCGGCCCCGCCTCCGGAGCTCGTGGCCCGGCCGCCGGCCGTGGAGTTCATCGAGGTCCACGGCGACCCCTTCCACGGCCTGTTCCAGGACAACGAGTGGGAACTGCTCGGAGGCTCGGACGACGCCCAGGACCTGCAGGCCCAGGCCGACGACGCCCTGGCCCAGGCCGGCCCCCAAGGCCGCATCACCGGCCTGACCATCCACTCCTCGGCCAGCACTTTGCTCAATACGGGCAAGGCCGCGGCCATGAGCCATCTGCAGCTCAGCCAGGCTCGCGCCAACGCCGCCCTCAAGTACATCCTGGCCTACCTCGACGGCAAGGGCGTGCGGCTCGACCAGAGCCAGGTGACCGTGGACGCCTCGGGCGAGAACGGGGACGGGACCTCGGGCCCCGCCGCCCCCTCCGGCAAGGGCGCCAAGGGCAACGGCCAGCCCGCGCTCAAGGACACGGCGGACTACGACCAGTACAAGTTCGTGGATGTGAAATTCCTGGTGGAGAAGCCGGTCGAGAAGGACGTCCCGCCCGAGATCATCCAGAAAGAAGGGGACACGCATTCCCGGGTCGTGACGCTCGACATCGACGTCAAGACCAGCCACTGGCTCAAGTTCCGCCGGCACACGCACCTGCGGGTCACCCACCGTCACACGCCTCGGCGCCACCCGGGCAAGCACAAGGCGATCGGGTGCCCTGACTTCCACTGACCGGACTTGACTTTCACGACCTCACCCTCTTCTTGTGAGATATTGGGGGTTCATCGCGAGCCTTCGTTTTTGCAAAAATTCTGCTTAATTAATAATCATAATTCACATCGCGCGCGCGATGTGAATTACTTCATAAAATCCAGCAGAAATTTTCAGAAAGTGTAGGGAATCCCGCATGCCCAGGTATGCTTCTCGCGGCTGGCGCGGCGTTCGCCGCGCCAACCCCGGTGCCGCCCTTTCCTCATCGGCGCGAAATCATAAAGGCTAGTGGTCAGCCCCTCTTGGGCACCTGCGGCGTGCAGGTTCCGGCGCTGTGCGCCGGAACCTCCTGCAACGGCAACGAAGAGAGAGGGTGAAGTCGAGTTGACTTTTTCTTGCTCCCCTCCGGGCACACTATCAGTGACCGGAGGTGCGTCATGTTCAAGAAGCTCGCGACCGTCGCCGCGGGAGCGCTGCTTTTGGCTCTGGCCGTTTACGGAGCCCGCCTCTGGGTTCAAGGCGCGCGCCGCGACGCCGGGGCGCGGGCGCTGGCGCAGACCGCCGGCTGGCCCGAAGGCCCGAGCCTGGCCGCCCGGCTGATGGTGGAGGAGTACGGGCCGCCGCAATGGGCGAGCGCGGGCCGTCTGGAATGGTTCGTGGTCCCGCCCTGGAAGAGGATCGTGGTGCGCAGTTCGCCGGCCGGCTTCCTGGAGCACGCGGTCTCCTACAGCATCCCGCGGGACCGGCTGCCGGCCCTGCTGAGCTTCGGCCGCGGCCTGCGCTTCGACCCGGAGCAGGGAGAGCTCGCGGCCAGCGGCGACAGCGAGGAACACAACCTCCTCTGCCTCAACCTCGCCAGCGACATCGCCCGGGGAAAGATGACCGCGGACCAAGCCCGCCGGTTCTACGACGACACGCTCAGGAAGTCCTACGCCGGGAAGTCCTCGCCGTATCTGGAGCGCCTGCTCTTCGCCGCGCCCCTGTGGCCCGAAGCGGAACTGCCGTTACCTTGAGGAGGTCCGGCGCAGGAGGCCCTGGCAGGTGTCTGCGGCCAGGGGCACCTCGCTGCAGAAGCGGTAGTCCGCCCGCTTGGCGGAGGCGTCCACGTTGGCGCTGCCGTAGACCTTGCCCGGGGCGGGCACGGCCGTGCCCATCAACTGCATGCCGGTAGCCTGGTAGAAGATGCGCGCGCCGCCCGCGGCGAAGCGCAGAGAGAAGCCCAGCTCGCCCAAAGGGGTCTCGGCCAAAGCCGCGCAGGTGTCGGGCTTGGGCCCGGCCAGCAGCCGGACCTCGCCCGAGACGGGCTCTCCGCCGTCCGGTGAAACGGTGTAGCGCGCCGTGTCGCCGCGCAGGTCGAAGGCGACGGCGTACCGCCCGCTGCTGCAGGTCTGCCGTCCGGACCAGGAGCCCGCGTAGCGCTGCGCGGGCCGGCAGGCGGGGGCCTCATGGGCGTTCATGAGCCCCCAGGCCGCCGCGGCCGCCGGGAGGAGGAACGCCGCGGCGAGAAGGCCGGGCTTCATTCGAACTTGAGCAGGCAGGTTTCTTTGCGGCCCTTGCGCAGGAGGAGCCAGCGCCCGAAGAGGAGCCCCTCGGCGGTGATCTTGGCTTCCAGTCCGGCCTTGCGGTTGTTGAGGTAGACCCCGCCCTGTTCGACCAGGCGCCGGGCCTCGCCGCGGCTCTTGGCCAGGCCCGCCTTGACCAATGCGTCCACCGGGGCCAGGCCGGCGGCCAGGTCCGCGGCCGGGAAGGCGGCGGTGGTGACGTCGGCGAACACCTCGCGGAACACATCCTCCGGGATGTCGCGGACGGCCTCGCTGAACACGACCTCCGAGGCTTTGGCCACGCTCTCGGCCGCGGCCGCGCCGTGCACCAGAGCCGTGACCTCGTGCGCGAGCCGCTTCTGGGCCTGGCGCTGCTCCGGCGTCTTGGCCGTGGCCTCGGCCAAAGCCGCGATCTCCTCGCGGGAGAGGTAGGTGAAGAGCTTGAGATGGCCGACGACATCTTTGTCGTCCACGTTGACGAAGTACTGATAGAAGCGGTAGGGGGTGGTGAGCTTGGCGTCGAGCCAGACGCTGGTGCCCTTCTCGGTCTTGCCGAACTTCTCGCCCGAGGCCGTGGTCAGCAGGGGGAAGGTCAGGCCATAGGCTTCTTTGCTCCTCAGCTTGCGGATGAGGTCGATGCCCAGCGTGATGTTTCCCCACTGGTCGTCGCCCCCGGCCTGCAGCCGGCAGCCCAGCTCGTCATGAAGGTGCAGGAAGTCGTGCGCCTGCAGGATCATGTAGGAGAACTCGGTGTAGGAGATGGACTGCTCGCGCTCGAGGCGCCTTTTGGCCGAGTCCTTCTCCAGCATGTCCTTGACCGTGATGTGCTTGCCCACCTCGCGCAGGAATTCCAGGTAGGAGAACTTGGCGGTCCAGTCCAGGTTGTTGACCATGACCGCGG
Protein-coding regions in this window:
- the tyrS gene encoding tyrosine--tRNA ligase, producing the protein MKTPVYQELEWRGFIKQKTSPDIEGLLAQSPLKVYVGFDPTGASLHIGSLVTIMGLSHLQRAGHTPVILMGGATGMIGDPSGKTEERRLQTLETIRENMDGVRGQLRRFFSFAGPNAAVMVNNLDWTAKFSYLEFLREVGKHITVKDMLEKDSAKRRLEREQSISYTEFSYMILQAHDFLHLHDELGCRLQAGGDDQWGNITLGIDLIRKLRSKEAYGLTFPLLTTASGEKFGKTEKGTSVWLDAKLTTPYRFYQYFVNVDDKDVVGHLKLFTYLSREEIAALAEATAKTPEQRQAQKRLAHEVTALVHGAAAAESVAKASEVVFSEAVRDIPEDVFREVFADVTTAAFPAADLAAGLAPVDALVKAGLAKSRGEARRLVEQGGVYLNNRKAGLEAKITAEGLLFGRWLLLRKGRKETCLLKFE